In a genomic window of Gossypium arboreum isolate Shixiya-1 chromosome 7, ASM2569848v2, whole genome shotgun sequence:
- the LOC108456236 gene encoding probable receptor-like protein kinase At1g80640: MKKKLVLHLLLFLVCTFENIVVSAVQGPASSPISTPISASMAAFSPAGIQLGGEEHKKMDPTKKMLLALILAGSSLGAIMSSLFCLWIYYRKNSSKSSKNGAKSSDGEKGNGLAPYLGKFKSMRTVSKEGYASFMDYKILEKATNKFHHGNILGEGGFGCVYKAQFNDGSYAAVKKLDCASQDAEKEYENEVGLLCRFKHSNIISLLGYSSDNDTRFIVYELMENGSLETQLHGPSHGSSLNWHRRMKIALDTARGLEYLHEHCNPPVIHRDLKSSNILLDLDFNAKLSDFGLAVTDAATNKNNLKLSGTLGYLAPEYLLDGKLTDKSDVYAFGVVLLELLLGRKPVEKLAPAQCQSIVTWAMPQLTDRSKLPNIVDPVIRNTMDLKHLYQVAAVAVLCVQPEPSYRPLITDVLHSLIPLVPMELGGTLRVTQPTAP; encoded by the exons ATGAAGAAGAAGCTTGTGCTGCATCTGCTTCTTTTCCTTGTTTGTACTTTTGAAAACATTGTTGTTTCGGCCGTACAAGGCCCTGCTTCATCACCCATTTCTACTCCCATCTCTGCTTCAATGGCTGCCTTCTCTCCAG CTGGGATTCAACTTGGAGGTGAGGAGCACAAGAAAATGGATCCAACCAAGAAAATGTTATTAGCTCTCATTCTTGCTGGCTCTTCATTGGGTGCAATTATGTCTTCCTTgttctgtttatggatttattacaGGAAGAATTCAAGCAAATCCTCTAAAAATGGTGCTAAGAGCTCAG ATGGTGAAAAAGGGAATGGTTTGGCACCATATTTGGGTAAATTCAAGTCTATGAGGACGGTTTCCAAAGAGGGTTATGCTTCGTTTATGGACTATAAGATACTTGAAAAAGCTACAAACAAGTTCCATCATGGTAATATTCTGGGTGAGGGTGGATTTGGATGTGTTTACAAGGCTCAATTCAATGATGGTTCTTATGCTGCTGTTAAGAAGTTGGACTGTGCAAGCCAAGATGCTGAAAAAGAATATGAG AATGAGGTGGGTTTGCTATGTAGATTTAAGCATTCCAATATAATTTCACTGTTGGGTTATAGCAGTGATAACGATACAAGGTTTATTGTTTATGAGTTGATGGAAAATGGTTCTTTGGAAACTCAATTACATG GACCTTCTCATGGTTCATCATTAAATTGGCATAGGAGGATGAAAATTGCTTTGGATACAGCAAG AGGATTAGAATATCTACATGAGCATTGCAATCCACCAGTCATCCATAGAGATCTGAAATCATCTAATATACTTTTGGATTTGGACTTCAATGCAAAG CTTTCAGATTTTGGTCTTGCGGTAACTGATGCGGCAACAAACAAGAATAACTTGAAGCTTTCGGGTACTTTAGGTTATCTAGCTCCAGAATACCTTTTAGATG GTAAATTAACAGATAAGAGTGATGTTTATGCATTCGGTGTTGTGCTGCTCGAACTTCTATTGGGAAGAAAGCCTGTAGAAAAACTAGCACCAGCTCAGTGCCAATCTATTGTCACATGG GCCATGCCTCAGCTTACTGACAGATCTAAACTCCCAAACATCGTGGATCCTGTGATAAGAAATACCATGGATCTGAAGCATTTATATCAG GTTGCTGCTGTAGCTGTGCTATGTGTGCAACCGGAACCAAGCTACCGTCCATTGATTACGGATGTTCTGCACTCACTTATCCCTCTTGTTCCTATGGAGCTTGGAGGGACTCTAAGAGTTACACAACCTACGGCCCCTTGA